The DNA segment CCTTCGGCCACATTAATTGGTACCCCCAAATCCGCAAGCAAATCTTCTTGTAAGGGCATTACCTGATTTAAAAAAGCCAAGGCTCTTCCTTCCGGATGATGAGATAAAACTAAATCAATTTTTTCTCCCTTTTCTCGCAATCGATCAGCTAATAAAATTTCTGATGTTTCCATATCAATACCCACAAAAATACGTTGAATTTTCGTTTCCGGATCCCCATGTAAAATACGGGTATCTGCATATGGATTCGTTAATTTTTCAGTATCATAATATTGCTTAACCTCATCTTTTAAAGCCTCATATTCTTTTTTCGCCAGAGCCAATACTCTTTCAACCTTTTGTGGGCCGCGTGGATCATTTTCCTTACCTAAATCTATACATTTTTGATAAAAATCTCGTAAAAGCATTTTCAAGTACCTCCTTCATTTTATCTATAGTCTATCAACTTTTTTTCCGCTTATGCATCCCATCTAATATTTTAATTAGTTCATCATAATCTTCACGCAAACACAGTAATTCATCTGCTAAATTTAGGGCTACCAAAACAGCAATTTGTTTTATAGAAAGAAAGGAATTTGTATGTGAAATTTGTTCCATTTTTTGATCGACAAAATTAGCTACCTTTTTAATATGAGTAGGATCAGCACTACCTTTAATCGTATATTCCTCACCGTAAATCATTACTTTTAAACGATTTTTTTCCTTCATCTTAGGGAACCCCTCACTCTCTCAAAAAAATAGAATCAAATCCCTTTTTCTTCTTTCGTGAATAAAACAAAAATTCCTGCAAAAATCGAATAGATTTTTATCCTTTGGCTTTTTAATGCCGCAATTGTGCCTCAAATTTTGCTTTCAAGGTCGTGGCAATTCGAGCACTCAAAATGTTAATTTCGGCATCAGTAAATGTTTTATGTGGTGCCTGCCAAGTTAAAGAAAAGGCTAAGCTTTTTTGACCAGAAGCAATTTGTTGACCGCGGTACAGATCAAAAAGTTTTACCTCAAGTAGCCATTCACCACCTTCTTTTTTAATTACTTCGTAAATTTCACCTGCAGGAACACTTTCAGGAACAACAAGAGCCAAATCTCTAGTTACAGGTGGATATTTGGATAGTGGACGTAATTCATTCTTAACCTCACTTGTTTGCACAAATAAATTTTTTACATCGAGATTAAACAGACACACTCGCTGTTCTATTTCATATTTCTCCAAAAGGAAAGGATGCAATTCACCTAAAACACCTAGGGTCTCTCCCCCTAATTTTAAATAAACCGTACGACCTGGATGAAATCCCGTTACCTCCACGGCTTTTTCCCAAACCCAATCCTGACACCCCAAACCTGTTAGCAAATTTTCTAAAACACCTTTTAAATAATAGAAATCGTAAGTTTGAGCTTCCCATGACCAGGATTTTTCCCGCTCCCCGGTACAAACCGCACTTAACAGCCATTTTTCGAGTGGTAGATTTCGCTTTTGCGGAAAACCAGCAGCCCAATACACTTTACCTAATTCAAATAACTTTAAGTTTTTATGCTGTTGATAAATGTTTTTACGTATGTTTTCCAAAAGACCTGGCAAAAGAGTAGTTCGCATAATCGCCTGTTCTTCAGAAAGAGGATTTTGAATTTTTACCACATCTCGATATACATGTTTTTCCGGAATCCCCAAAGCATCCAGATGCCGCGAATTTATAAAACTATAATTAATTACTTCATACAAACCTTGAGCAACCATTATCTTCCTAATTTTTCGCCTAAAATTTTGCTCCTTAGTTCTAAAACCTTGGGTAGTAACTCCCTCAGGTAATGTATGTGGAATTTGTTCATAACCATATAAACGAGCAATCTCCTCAATTAAATCTATTTCTTCATTTAAATCCAATCGCTCGGAAGGAGGTAAATAAAAACCACTCTCATCATTTTTCTCCACTACTTTAATCCTTAAAGCTTTTAAATGTTTTTCCATTTCTTGAACAGACAGAGCTGTACCCAAAACCTGATTGACTTTTTCGTAACGTAATTTAATCACCGCTCTTTTTTTCTCTACCGGAAAATTATCAACACACCCCTCAACCAAAACACCAGCACCAATTTCCTCTAATAATTCTAGGGCTCGATCAGCCGCTAAATGGGCTTGTTGAACATCAACTCCCTTTTCAAATCGCAGAGCTGCTTCTGAAAGAAGTCCCAATTTACGTGAAGTTCGACGTACACTTGTACCGGAAAAGCAAGCTGATTCCAATAAAACCATTTTCGTTTGGGAAGTTACCTCAGATTCCAAACCCCCCATAACCCCGGCCAAGGCAACCGGCTTTTGGGTATCAGCAATCACCAACATTTCCGGATCCAATTTTCTAGTTTGCCCATCTAAAGTAACCAATTTCTCATTTTCCCGGGCCTGACGAACAATAATTTTTTTACCTGTCAAAAATTCATAATCAAAAGCATGTAAAGGTTGTCCCCTTTCCAACATTACATAATTAGTAACATCAACAACATTATTAATTGGTCTAATACCCACAGACAATAATCTATGCTGCAGCCATAAAGGAGAAGGTCCAATCTGTACATCTTTAATTAAACGGGCCACATAACGGAAACATAAATCCGGATTCTCGATCTCCACATTAATTAATTTAGCGGCTTCCCCCCCGGGAATAGACCGTTTAACATAAGGTAGTTTTAATTCCCCCCCAGTTAAAGCCGCTATTTCCCGGGCAAGATTAATCATCCCCAAGCAATCAGCCCGATCTGGTGTTAATTCTAATTCCAATACCTGATCATCCAATTCTAATAGTTCAACTACATCAGCTCCGATTTCAACCATCTCAGGTAAAATATAGAGACCTTGACGAGCCTCCTCAGGTAATTTGACCACCTCTAAGCCTAGTTCTGCAGCCGAACAAAGCATTCCTTCGGAATTAACACCCCTCAGGCTTGCCTCTTTAATTAACATACCATTGGCCAAAAGTGCACCCGGTAAAGCAACCACTACTTGATGTCCTTCCTTTACATTGTCAGCTCCAGTGACTATGGTTTTTTCTTCTTCACCCACTACAACCCGACAAATTAATAATTTATCTGCTTGCGGATGTTTAACTATTTCCCGAACATAACCCACCACCAAATTGGTTTGACCAATTTTGTTTTTAATAATTCCTTCCACTTCAATACCCGACCTAGTTAATAGTTCAGCTATCTCTTCCGGTGTTTCTTTTATTTCGACTAATTCTTTTAGCCATTTCCAAGAAACCAACATTTGACAAACCCCCTAAAACTGTTCTAAAAAACGAAGATCATTATCGAAAAAAGCCCTTAAATCCTTAATCCCGTATTTAAGCATAGCTATTCTTTCCACACCCATCCCAAATGCAAAACCGCTTACTTCTTCAGGTTGATAACCACCCATTTCCAAAACACGCGGATGAACCATACCAGAACCCAAAACTTCAATCCAACCAGTTTGTCCACAGGTTCGACAGCCAGCACCAGCACACATTACACAAGAAATATCAACTTCGGCACTCGGTTCTGTAAAAGGAAAAAAACTAGGACGCAAACGTATTTTTTGCTCTGGTCCAAACATTCGCCGGGCAAATTCTAACAAGACCCCTTTCAAATCACTTAAACGAACCTTTTTATCAATAAGTAATCCTTCAACCTGATGAAACATAGGAGAATGAGTAGCATCATCATCACGCCGATATACTTTACCAGGTACAATAATTTTTACTGGAAGTTGGGGAGCAGCTTTTTCCATAGTCCGCACCTGAACAGGAGAAGTATGGGTACGCAAAAGCACCTCTGGTGAAATATAAAAGGAATCCTGCATTTCTCGTGCCGGATGATCTTTGGGTATATTTAAAGCTTCAAAATTATAATAATCAAGTTCAATCTCCGGACCCTCAGCAATTGTAAAGCCCATTCCTAAAAAAATCTCTTCAATTTCCTCTAAAACAATATTTAAAGGATGTTCCCTACCTAATTCCGGCCCTAGACCAGGTAATGTCAAATCAATACTTTCTCGCAGCAGAGCTGCCGCCATTTCCTCTTTTTTAAACTTTTCCCGGGAAATAGCTATTTGCTTTTCCAATTCATCTCTAATTTGGTTGGCCAAACGCCCGAGCAAGGGACGCTCCTCGGCCGATAATTCTCCCATTTTTCGCAGAATTTGAGTCAAGGCACCTTTTTTGCCCAAATATTTTACCCTTAATTCATTTAATTCTTCAAGGCTCAAACATTTTTCAAATTCAGCAGCAGCTTTTTCCCGCAAAAGCTTTAATTGCTGTTGCATTTGCCAAACCCCCTTTAAATAATGAAAGCCTTCGTCCTAAAATAAGGGACGAAAGCTCATCTTCCGCGGTACCTTATTTCCTTGTCCAAGCACTCCACGGTTCCCGTGCAACATTTTTTAACTTAATTTCTTTGTCTTAAAATCTCATAAAGTAAAACACCACTGGCTACAGCGGCATTAAGTGATTCCACACCACTTTGCAGCGGAATTTTAACCTGTTCATCTACCTCATTCAAAGCTATACTTAAAAAACCTTGTCCCTCATTACCAATCAAGACAGCTACCTTTTTAGCATAACCAAATTGAGTATAATTTTGACATGCCTTTACATCAGCGGCAATCAATTGAAAATTTGTTTTTCGCAGCCAATCATGGAGCTCAGGCCATTCAATGTACAGTAATGGCACTTGAAAAACTGCTCCCATTGAAGCACGAATGACTTTGGAATTATAGGGATCTACCGTTCCCGGCAAACAAAAGAGTGCATCAACTCCCACTGCCCAAGCAGTACGCCAAATTGTTCCCAAGTTTCCAGGATCTTGTAAACCGTCAAGCACCACAATTAAACCACTGTTAATTTTTAATTCCTTTAAAAACAAGCTTTCTTGCCGTACTACCCCAACTATACCCTGGGGTGATTCAGCTGTTGACAAAAGCTTTAAAAGCCTGGTATCTAATTGATAACCCTGAATTGAACTTTTCTCTATTAACTGAAAAAGCCTTTGTCCCCTGGATGTTTTAAACAAAACATCACTAAAAAAAATTTCCACTAAAGTACCACTTTGTAGGGCTTCCTCTACCATTCTTATTCCTTCAACTAAAAACAGCCCACTTAGTTGACGCTGTTTTTTTTGTTGTAATTTACATCTTGCTTTAAAATGAGCATTTTGCCGAGAAGTAATTAGTTTCATATAATTTCGTTCCCTAAAACCTTAACCATTTTTTTTGGCTACTTCCACTAATTGATGAAAAGCCTGACTATCATTAACTGCCAAATCAGCTAAAACTTTACGATTTATTTCTACACCTGCTTTTTTAAGTCCATTAATAAAACGGCTGTAGGATAACCCTTCTGAACGTGTAGCTGCATTAATGCGGGTAATCCATAATTTCCGAAAATTTCTTTTACGCTGTTTGCGATGGGCATAAGCATATTTTAAAGATTTCATTACTTGTTCATTTGCCGGACGATATAATTTAGATTTAGCCCCACGGTACCCTTTGGCTAATTTAAGTATTTTTTTGTGCCTTTGTTGAGCCACAGGTCCTCCTTTTATACGTGCCATAACACTAACCCCCTTTTAACTATATGGAATCAATTTTTTTATTCGTTGAGCATCAGCTTTACTCATTATCGTTGTTTTTCTAAGATTACGCTTTCTTTTAGCAGTTTTCTTAGTTAAAATATGACTTTTATAAGCATGACGCCTTTTCACTTTACCTTTAGCTGTAACTTTAAAACGTTTAGCCGCTCCGCGGTGTGATTTCATTTTTGGCATACTAATTCCGCCCCCTTTAATCATATTTAGGAGATAAAAACATGGTCATATTACGACCTTCCAATTTAGGATGTTTTTCCACAACAGCATAATCTCCCACTACATCTACAACTTTTTCCAATAACTCACGTCCCAATTCAGGATGAGAAACTTCTCGTCCTCTAAACATAATGGTTACCTTAACTTTGTCCCCACCCTTTAAAAAACGTATAGTATGACGAGTCTTAACTAAAAAATCATGTTTTTCAATATTAGGACGCAGTTTTATTTCCTTAACATTAATAACCCGCTGCTTTTTCCTTGCCTCCCGTTCCCGTTTACTTTGCTCATATTTATACTTCCCAATGTCCATTATTTTGCAGACAGGTGGCTTGGAATGAGGGGCAACCTCAACTAAATCCAATCCCCTACCCCGGGCTATTTCCATAGCCTCCCGTGGGGGCATAATCCCCAACTGCTCCCCGTCCTCACTAACTAACCTAACCTCCCTACACCTAATTTTTTCATTGACACGCAATTCTTTACTTATGACTGCACACCTCCAAATTTTTTTACAAATAAAAAAGGCAGATGAAACCATCCGCCAAGAAAATTTTTAGCTTGTTTGAACCTTATTGGCAACCGGCCATAAGGTGAGAAGCGGACGGCCTCTACTTGTTCTTTTTTACCTTGCCATTATAGCAAGTAATTTTATTAATGTCAAATTCCTCTTTCCCCATGCGGAATTTCCGTCCGCTCACTAACTTTTGGAGTTGCTGAAGTACCAATATAATCCTGCAAACTCCTTTGGGCAAACGCGGGAACTTTAATTCTATAAAAATTTGGCTTTTGAGGAGCCTC comes from the Clostridia bacterium genome and includes:
- a CDS encoding translation initiation factor IF-3, which codes for MVSSAFFICKKIWRCAVISKELRVNEKIRCREVRLVSEDGEQLGIMPPREAMEIARGRGLDLVEVAPHSKPPVCKIMDIGKYKYEQSKREREARKKQRVINVKEIKLRPNIEKHDFLVKTRHTIRFLKGGDKVKVTIMFRGREVSHPELGRELLEKVVDVVGDYAVVEKHPKLEGRNMTMFLSPKYD
- the rplT gene encoding 50S ribosomal protein L20, coding for MARIKGGPVAQQRHKKILKLAKGYRGAKSKLYRPANEQVMKSLKYAYAHRKQRKRNFRKLWITRINAATRSEGLSYSRFINGLKKAGVEINRKVLADLAVNDSQAFHQLVEVAKKNG
- the rpmI gene encoding 50S ribosomal protein L35, which gives rise to MPKMKSHRGAAKRFKVTAKGKVKRRHAYKSHILTKKTAKRKRNLRKTTIMSKADAQRIKKLIPYS
- the zapA gene encoding cell division protein ZapA encodes the protein MKEKNRLKVMIYGEEYTIKGSADPTHIKKVANFVDQKMEQISHTNSFLSIKQIAVLVALNLADELLCLREDYDELIKILDGMHKRKKS
- a CDS encoding RNA methyltransferase translates to MKLITSRQNAHFKARCKLQQKKQRQLSGLFLVEGIRMVEEALQSGTLVEIFFSDVLFKTSRGQRLFQLIEKSSIQGYQLDTRLLKLLSTAESPQGIVGVVRQESLFLKELKINSGLIVVLDGLQDPGNLGTIWRTAWAVGVDALFCLPGTVDPYNSKVIRASMGAVFQVPLLYIEWPELHDWLRKTNFQLIAADVKACQNYTQFGYAKKVAVLIGNEGQGFLSIALNEVDEQVKIPLQSGVESLNAAVASGVLLYEILRQRN
- a CDS encoding phenylalanine--tRNA ligase subunit beta: MLVSWKWLKELVEIKETPEEIAELLTRSGIEVEGIIKNKIGQTNLVVGYVREIVKHPQADKLLICRVVVGEEEKTIVTGADNVKEGHQVVVALPGALLANGMLIKEASLRGVNSEGMLCSAAELGLEVVKLPEEARQGLYILPEMVEIGADVVELLELDDQVLELELTPDRADCLGMINLAREIAALTGGELKLPYVKRSIPGGEAAKLINVEIENPDLCFRYVARLIKDVQIGPSPLWLQHRLLSVGIRPINNVVDVTNYVMLERGQPLHAFDYEFLTGKKIIVRQARENEKLVTLDGQTRKLDPEMLVIADTQKPVALAGVMGGLESEVTSQTKMVLLESACFSGTSVRRTSRKLGLLSEAALRFEKGVDVQQAHLAADRALELLEEIGAGVLVEGCVDNFPVEKKRAVIKLRYEKVNQVLGTALSVQEMEKHLKALRIKVVEKNDESGFYLPPSERLDLNEEIDLIEEIARLYGYEQIPHTLPEGVTTQGFRTKEQNFRRKIRKIMVAQGLYEVINYSFINSRHLDALGIPEKHVYRDVVKIQNPLSEEQAIMRTTLLPGLLENIRKNIYQQHKNLKLFELGKVYWAAGFPQKRNLPLEKWLLSAVCTGEREKSWSWEAQTYDFYYLKGVLENLLTGLGCQDWVWEKAVEVTGFHPGRTVYLKLGGETLGVLGELHPFLLEKYEIEQRVCLFNLDVKNLFVQTSEVKNELRPLSKYPPVTRDLALVVPESVPAGEIYEVIKKEGGEWLLEVKLFDLYRGQQIASGQKSLAFSLTWQAPHKTFTDAEINILSARIATTLKAKFEAQLRH
- the pheS gene encoding phenylalanine--tRNA ligase subunit alpha, with translation MQQQLKLLREKAAAEFEKCLSLEELNELRVKYLGKKGALTQILRKMGELSAEERPLLGRLANQIRDELEKQIAISREKFKKEEMAAALLRESIDLTLPGLGPELGREHPLNIVLEEIEEIFLGMGFTIAEGPEIELDYYNFEALNIPKDHPAREMQDSFYISPEVLLRTHTSPVQVRTMEKAAPQLPVKIIVPGKVYRRDDDATHSPMFHQVEGLLIDKKVRLSDLKGVLLEFARRMFGPEQKIRLRPSFFPFTEPSAEVDISCVMCAGAGCRTCGQTGWIEVLGSGMVHPRVLEMGGYQPEEVSGFAFGMGVERIAMLKYGIKDLRAFFDNDLRFLEQF